From the genome of Arthrobacter alpinus, one region includes:
- a CDS encoding FAD-dependent oxidoreductase: MKVIVIGAGLAGLRAAGLASEQGHDVTILEASKRVGGRVDTELVDGFRCDRGFQLINPGYPDARRALNLKDLDLHAFGHGVAVRDEHGVQILADPFRHPSYLRGLFGGTVKLSDVSALLRWTRLARSESLTLHQVIDQAGFSTPLRKVIERFFSGVVADRDLKTVASSARILAWYFAQGIPALPSQGMSAVAHQVAAPILEHIRFSTIVESLISHKGQVKVVCASGEEMIADRVVVSTGPRVSARLTGQPEPTMNSLTTWWFDAPQRPSTLPFLYLDVRGESRLTHTSVISNSCPSYAPAGRHLVQATVVGAHDLDDSEAMTQAASVMGVHNPDWRLLVRHDIPDALPTIEPGQRPLDSGIAGVIIAGDSAEFSIQGALASGAAAAHALGNTRGMVNAREPLSDTFALRIRCIGDARDIWEKLTDLDGHTRAIPLTVVTPAHSRMRDGLEFVALTSLGPVKIADRMLVRRAEAPSEGMPGRLVVSKFGPVAGEVEASIEQHGSEVLVVWRQSLRPAWLPRWLRPLGTVVARAGYGMGLRKLLT, encoded by the coding sequence GTGAAAGTGATTGTTATTGGTGCGGGACTAGCGGGGCTGCGTGCCGCAGGGCTGGCCTCCGAACAAGGGCACGACGTCACGATCCTAGAAGCCTCAAAAAGAGTTGGTGGCCGCGTCGATACCGAGCTGGTTGACGGATTTCGGTGCGACCGTGGGTTCCAGCTTATTAATCCTGGCTACCCGGACGCTCGGCGGGCACTGAACCTCAAGGACCTAGATCTGCATGCGTTTGGACACGGTGTCGCGGTTCGAGATGAGCATGGTGTTCAGATATTGGCGGATCCTTTTCGGCATCCCTCATACCTGAGAGGACTGTTCGGCGGTACGGTTAAGCTAAGCGACGTTTCTGCGTTACTCCGTTGGACCCGCCTTGCGCGCAGCGAATCTCTGACGCTGCACCAGGTCATCGACCAAGCTGGTTTCTCTACACCCTTACGCAAGGTCATCGAAAGATTCTTTTCGGGTGTGGTGGCGGACCGGGATCTAAAAACCGTGGCGTCCTCAGCTCGAATACTGGCCTGGTATTTCGCCCAGGGAATCCCGGCGTTGCCGTCGCAAGGAATGTCTGCCGTGGCACATCAGGTGGCTGCGCCGATCTTAGAGCACATCCGATTCTCAACGATCGTAGAGTCCCTCATCAGCCACAAGGGCCAAGTGAAAGTAGTCTGCGCCTCCGGCGAAGAGATGATAGCGGACCGGGTGGTGGTGTCCACCGGCCCCCGGGTTAGTGCCCGGCTCACTGGACAGCCGGAGCCCACCATGAATTCCCTGACCACGTGGTGGTTCGATGCTCCCCAGCGACCCAGTACATTGCCCTTCCTTTACTTGGATGTACGCGGAGAGTCCCGACTGACCCATACTTCGGTGATCTCCAATTCCTGCCCGTCATACGCCCCTGCTGGACGTCATCTGGTGCAAGCGACCGTCGTCGGTGCGCACGATTTAGATGACAGCGAAGCCATGACCCAAGCAGCCAGCGTCATGGGGGTTCATAATCCCGACTGGAGATTACTGGTGCGCCACGACATTCCCGATGCCTTGCCCACCATCGAACCCGGGCAACGTCCCCTGGATAGCGGGATCGCCGGAGTGATAATAGCCGGAGACTCGGCGGAATTCTCCATTCAGGGTGCATTAGCAAGTGGGGCTGCCGCGGCACACGCGCTGGGAAATACAAGGGGAATGGTCAATGCGCGTGAGCCTCTGAGCGATACGTTCGCCCTGCGGATCCGGTGTATCGGCGACGCCAGGGACATATGGGAAAAGTTGACCGATCTAGATGGCCACACCAGAGCCATTCCGCTCACCGTAGTGACGCCAGCACACAGCAGGATGCGCGATGGCCTCGAATTTGTCGCACTCACGTCACTGGGGCCAGTGAAAATAGCAGACCGCATGCTGGTACGGCGGGCTGAAGCACCTAGTGAGGGAATGCCGGGACGTCTAGTAGTATCAAAATTTGGCCCGGTTGCAGGCGAAGTGGAGGCTAGCATCGAACAACATGGCTCCGAGGTCCTAGTAGTTTGGCGCCAGAGCCTCCGGCCGGCGTGGCTGCCACGCTGGCTCAGGCCACTTGGAACTGTTGTCGCACGAGCAGGCTACGGCATGGGACTGCGTAAACTGCTGACCTGA